One Salminus brasiliensis chromosome 5, fSalBra1.hap2, whole genome shotgun sequence DNA segment encodes these proteins:
- the LOC140556370 gene encoding C-C chemokine receptor type 4-like isoform X4: protein MEDYGDYYNFTEDSAMPCNNGNVKAFGKIFLSTLYSIVFIVGFIGNGLVLCVFLKYHKRCNMTDVCLFNLALSDLLFLISLPFWVHYATLNEWTFGNFMCRSVTFFYMLGFYGSIFFMILMTADWYFVVVHAHTSLFYKHRLVKVGIALSAFMWALSLGASLPTIIFSKVINEPTGIHCKAEYTDKWRLFSYLEISVIGWILPFSVMVFCYSRIIPTLVAMKSQKRHKAIKLILVLVLVFFLFWTPYSMVMFLYFLHYLGYLATCEWQSGLGLALQWAETIAFSHCCLNPIIYAFAGQKFRTLIIKTLKQWFPCTFSHCRTITSELSERRNSMRFSGVFTTNIV, encoded by the exons A TGGAAGATTACGGTGATTACTACAATTTTACTGAGGACAGTGCCATGCCCTGCAACAACGGCAATGTAAAAGCTTTCGGCAAAATCTTCCTTTCAACACTCTACAGCATCGTCTTCATCGTGGGATTCATTGGCAATGGCctggttttgtgtgtttttctcaaATACCACAAGAGATGTAACATGACGGACGTGTGTCTCTTCAACCTGGCGCTGTCTGACCTGCTGTTCCTCATCTCTCTGCCTTTCTGGGTCCACTACGCCACCCTCAATGAATGGACCTTCGGGAATTTCATGTGCCGCTCTGTGACCTTCTTTTACATGCTGGGCTTCTATGGCAGCATCTTCTTCATGATCCTCATGACGGCAGACTGGTATTTTGTCGTTGTCCATGCCCACACCTCCCTTTTTTATAAGCACCGATTGGTGAAAGTTGGCATCGCCCTGTCTGCGTTCATGTGGGCTCTTAGTCTAGGGGCTTCTCTGCCAACCATCATATTCTCCAAAGTGATAAATGAGCCGACCGGGATCCACTGCAAGGCAGAATATACGGATAAGTGGAGGCTGTTCAGCTACCTGGAAATAAGCGTCATCGGCTGGATTCTGCCCTTCTCCGTCATGGTGTTTTGCTACTCTCGGATCATCCCCACTCTGGTCGCTATGAAGTCTCAGAAGAGGCACAAAGCCATCAAGCTcatcctggtcttggtcttagttttctttctcttctggaCTCCCTACAGCATGGTTATGTTCCTGTACTTCCTTCACTACTTGGGATACTTAGCCACTTGTGAATGGCAAAGTGGACTGGGCTTGGCCCTGCAGTGGGCCGAAACCATTGCCTTCAGTCACTGCTGCCTCAACCCCATCATCTACGCCTTTGCAGGGCAGAAGTTCAGGACATTGATCATCAAGACCCTGAAACAGTGGTTTCCGTGTACCTTCAGCCACTGCAGAACAATTA
- the LOC140556370 gene encoding C-C chemokine receptor type 4-like isoform X2 — protein sequence MHGLDMVVPVINRQRNRAERSKIMEDYGDYYNFTEDSAMPCNNGNVKAFGKIFLSTLYSIVFIVGFIGNGLVLCVFLKYHKRCNMTDVCLFNLALSDLLFLISLPFWVHYATLNEWTFGNFMCRSVTFFYMLGFYGSIFFMILMTADWYFVVVHAHTSLFYKHRLVKVGIALSAFMWALSLGASLPTIIFSKVINEPTGIHCKAEYTDKWRLFSYLEISVIGWILPFSVMVFCYSRIIPTLVAMKSQKRHKAIKLILVLVLVFFLFWTPYSMVMFLYFLHYLGYLATCEWQSGLGLALQWAETIAFSHCCLNPIIYAFAGQKFRTLIIKTLKQWFPCTFSHCRTITSELSERRNSMRFSGVFTTNIV from the exons ATGCATGGTTTGGACATG GTCGTTCCAGTGATAAACAGGCAAAGGAACCGTGCAGAGCGCTCTAAGATAA TGGAAGATTACGGTGATTACTACAATTTTACTGAGGACAGTGCCATGCCCTGCAACAACGGCAATGTAAAAGCTTTCGGCAAAATCTTCCTTTCAACACTCTACAGCATCGTCTTCATCGTGGGATTCATTGGCAATGGCctggttttgtgtgtttttctcaaATACCACAAGAGATGTAACATGACGGACGTGTGTCTCTTCAACCTGGCGCTGTCTGACCTGCTGTTCCTCATCTCTCTGCCTTTCTGGGTCCACTACGCCACCCTCAATGAATGGACCTTCGGGAATTTCATGTGCCGCTCTGTGACCTTCTTTTACATGCTGGGCTTCTATGGCAGCATCTTCTTCATGATCCTCATGACGGCAGACTGGTATTTTGTCGTTGTCCATGCCCACACCTCCCTTTTTTATAAGCACCGATTGGTGAAAGTTGGCATCGCCCTGTCTGCGTTCATGTGGGCTCTTAGTCTAGGGGCTTCTCTGCCAACCATCATATTCTCCAAAGTGATAAATGAGCCGACCGGGATCCACTGCAAGGCAGAATATACGGATAAGTGGAGGCTGTTCAGCTACCTGGAAATAAGCGTCATCGGCTGGATTCTGCCCTTCTCCGTCATGGTGTTTTGCTACTCTCGGATCATCCCCACTCTGGTCGCTATGAAGTCTCAGAAGAGGCACAAAGCCATCAAGCTcatcctggtcttggtcttagttttctttctcttctggaCTCCCTACAGCATGGTTATGTTCCTGTACTTCCTTCACTACTTGGGATACTTAGCCACTTGTGAATGGCAAAGTGGACTGGGCTTGGCCCTGCAGTGGGCCGAAACCATTGCCTTCAGTCACTGCTGCCTCAACCCCATCATCTACGCCTTTGCAGGGCAGAAGTTCAGGACATTGATCATCAAGACCCTGAAACAGTGGTTTCCGTGTACCTTCAGCCACTGCAGAACAATTA
- the LOC140556370 gene encoding C-C chemokine receptor type 4-like isoform X1: MTLICLKNFLPSPNIKVVPVINRQRNRAERSKIMEDYGDYYNFTEDSAMPCNNGNVKAFGKIFLSTLYSIVFIVGFIGNGLVLCVFLKYHKRCNMTDVCLFNLALSDLLFLISLPFWVHYATLNEWTFGNFMCRSVTFFYMLGFYGSIFFMILMTADWYFVVVHAHTSLFYKHRLVKVGIALSAFMWALSLGASLPTIIFSKVINEPTGIHCKAEYTDKWRLFSYLEISVIGWILPFSVMVFCYSRIIPTLVAMKSQKRHKAIKLILVLVLVFFLFWTPYSMVMFLYFLHYLGYLATCEWQSGLGLALQWAETIAFSHCCLNPIIYAFAGQKFRTLIIKTLKQWFPCTFSHCRTITSELSERRNSMRFSGVFTTNIV, encoded by the exons ATGACTCTCATCTGTCTCAAAAACTTTCTTCCCTCCCCAAACATCAAGGTCGTTCCAGTGATAAACAGGCAAAGGAACCGTGCAGAGCGCTCTAAGATAA TGGAAGATTACGGTGATTACTACAATTTTACTGAGGACAGTGCCATGCCCTGCAACAACGGCAATGTAAAAGCTTTCGGCAAAATCTTCCTTTCAACACTCTACAGCATCGTCTTCATCGTGGGATTCATTGGCAATGGCctggttttgtgtgtttttctcaaATACCACAAGAGATGTAACATGACGGACGTGTGTCTCTTCAACCTGGCGCTGTCTGACCTGCTGTTCCTCATCTCTCTGCCTTTCTGGGTCCACTACGCCACCCTCAATGAATGGACCTTCGGGAATTTCATGTGCCGCTCTGTGACCTTCTTTTACATGCTGGGCTTCTATGGCAGCATCTTCTTCATGATCCTCATGACGGCAGACTGGTATTTTGTCGTTGTCCATGCCCACACCTCCCTTTTTTATAAGCACCGATTGGTGAAAGTTGGCATCGCCCTGTCTGCGTTCATGTGGGCTCTTAGTCTAGGGGCTTCTCTGCCAACCATCATATTCTCCAAAGTGATAAATGAGCCGACCGGGATCCACTGCAAGGCAGAATATACGGATAAGTGGAGGCTGTTCAGCTACCTGGAAATAAGCGTCATCGGCTGGATTCTGCCCTTCTCCGTCATGGTGTTTTGCTACTCTCGGATCATCCCCACTCTGGTCGCTATGAAGTCTCAGAAGAGGCACAAAGCCATCAAGCTcatcctggtcttggtcttagttttctttctcttctggaCTCCCTACAGCATGGTTATGTTCCTGTACTTCCTTCACTACTTGGGATACTTAGCCACTTGTGAATGGCAAAGTGGACTGGGCTTGGCCCTGCAGTGGGCCGAAACCATTGCCTTCAGTCACTGCTGCCTCAACCCCATCATCTACGCCTTTGCAGGGCAGAAGTTCAGGACATTGATCATCAAGACCCTGAAACAGTGGTTTCCGTGTACCTTCAGCCACTGCAGAACAATTA